The Pseudanabaena sp. ABRG5-3 genome includes the window AGGTGTAGAAAATGCTCAAAAACAATGGTCAGGATTGATTGAGACCTGTGTAAATCTAGTAAAAAGTTTGATGCCATTTCGATCCAAATAGAAATGAGCGTGCTTTGCGCTCTCATTCTAAAAAATCCTAATAAACTTGAGCGTGCAAAGCACGCTCAAGTTTAAAAAACCTATATAGCAATATGGAGTTACGGTGGCTGCGCCTGAGTGGTTAGCTATTGTCGAAGAAGAAATTATTGTGCGTCTTAACCCCAAAGTTTTGGCTCAAATTGAGGAGGATACTTTAGGGTTGAATCGCCATAATCGTGATGGAGACATTGTCTATAAACTCAATAGCCAAGAATTATTGCAAGTTTTAGCCTCAAGTGTTGGCATTGCACCCTCAAGTCAAGGGGCAATTACTATTTGGACTTATTACCAAGATTTACCTGACAAAAATGGAGATGCTGTCAACAGGGAAGCTAAATCAGACTCAACCCCATCGCCAATCTTACGCACATTAATGAATATTGATGGCGATCTGAGCCAAAAGGTTTGTCTGGATATTTTGCAGCATCCCCTCAGCGATCGCATTTTTAAAGCCCATAGTTTTGTCGTTGGGCAAATTTCTCGGCAATTTATCACCGCCATTGAAGATTATGTTGAGGCAAAATTACGCCCCTTTGCGATCGCTACTATTTCAATGGTGACTGTATTTACATGGTGTGAACCATTACGACAGCATTTCCATTTGTCCGATTCCCTCATCGGTAATTGTTGGAGCATCGTTATTGCTGCCCCCATCACGGTACTAATAATTTGGTGGCTGATCTCCAAATTGCCGTTTCAATTGCCTGATTTGCCCAAGTCATTGCTAGATGTTGGAAAGTGGTTGGTTGTTCTGTTAGAAAGTCGCTTTCTCCAAATCGTAGCGATCGCCATTATTGGCTTTTTGATTTTGGGCTGGCTAGCCATTACCTTTGCCTTGCCTGTCAATGCTCAGGTTAGTCACATCATTTCTAATCTACAAACCTATGCCGAGCCATATTTACCAATCGCGATTATTAGTTTACGCAAAGTGATTGTCAACATCCTTGGCAAAATCTTCCTACGTTATTCATTTTTTGTGAAATTGATTTTTGGACGTTTCATTAAATGATGTAATAGAGACACATGTAAGTCGCTATTACATTACCCAAAGACGATGAAACAAATTGAGATTTGGCGATCGCAAGCTGCGGCAACCCTAGCTTTTCTAGTCCCTAAAATTGCTGGTACTTCCCCTACAACCAACGATGGCTTAGTCGATGATCTAGTGAGGGTACTCAATAATTTACCTGCTCGACCTGAAGCGAGACAGCCCTATGCAGGGATTTTTCCTGCGGCGGATCTGCAAACTTGGCGGAATCGAGCCGCAGTTACGCTCCAAACTTTAGTACCCAAAATTCAGAATGTTGAAGGTAGTGTCTATGATGGGGCGATCGATGATTTGATTCGCTTTATTCGTAAATTACCCCCACGTCCCACAGGTCGTGCGCCCTATGCAGGACTATTTGCACCCGCCGACCTTGCCACATGGCGCAAGCAAGCATCCCAGACTTTAATTGCCGCGATCGCCAAGATCACCGATCCCAAGTACACCGATGCCGATAGCAAAATTGATGACTTAGTTCGGGCTATGAGCGGCTTGCCCCTACGCCCCATCCTTCGCAAACCCTATGAAGGGCTTTACCCAGCACCAAATCTTGTCGCATCCCGTCAATTAGTTGCAAAGCGCTTACAACAATTAATTGATGCTCTTAAAGATGATTTCAATCCTAAAGATGTACTCGTAGATAGTACGATTCGGGCTTTAAATAATTTGCCACCACGCTCTGCTAATCAAGAACCCTATGCAGGCTTATATCCACCAACCCCAACCACACCTAATTTACTCACAGCAGATCAACTAGGGGCGATCGCTATCTACACTAGCCGAAATCGTCTCAATCAGTTACTCCCAAACCTCAATACCACCATGCAGCGTTATGGTATTACGACCCCATTACGCAAGGCCCATTTCCTTGCTCAAACTGCCCATGAAAGTGATGGGTTTAACACCAACGAAGAATATGCCTCTGGGGCAGACTATGAAGGACGACGAGATCTTGGCAATACCAAAGCAGGTGACGGCGTGCGGTTTAAAGGTCGTGGCTTAATCCAAGTCACAGGACGCTCTAATTACGCCGAATGTGGCAAGGCTCTGGGCGTGGACTTAATCAATAATCCGCAGCGCCTCGCCGACTACGATCTTGCCTGCCTCAGTGCAGGTTGGTTTTGGGATTCGCGATCGCTAAATAACTATGCCGATAATGATGATGTCATTCAAATTACCCGCATTATCAACGGTGGTTTCAATGGTCTAGCCGATCGCCAAGCCTATCTTGCTAGAGCCAAACAAGTATTCGGGATTTAGAGTGGTTGTAGAATAGATTGCATATTTACAGGTTTTGGCGAGGGCAAATCTATGACTCTGCAACCTTTAACCCCTGAATCAGCGATTCCCGATGGGATGCGTACCGCCACGTCAAATACACTTCCAGAGATCGACTATCCCGACAGTGATGGCAATCCCATGTCTGACAATACCGAACAATATCGCTGGATCGTAATTATTAAAGAAAATCTAGAGATCATGTTTGCCGATGATCCAAATGTGTTTATTGCAGGGGATTTGCTCTGGTATCCCGTCCGCCATACGCAAAAACGATTTGCCCCAGATGTAATGGTGGCACTTGGTAGACCCAAGGGGCGGCGAGGCTCCTATAAGCAATGGTTAGAAGATAATATTGCTCCCCAAGTCGTATTTGAGATTTTATCGCCCAGCAATAAAGATCGCCGAGGGATGGATTCCCTTGAAGAAAAATTTGATTTTTATGAAACTTATGGCGTTAAAGAATATTACATTTACGATCCAGACGATCTGATTCTAGAAGGTTGGCAAAGGGTGGGCGATCGCCTAGTCAAAATACCATCGATGATGGATTGGGTTAGTCCACTTTTGGGTATTAGATTTGACTGGACAACTGGACAAGAACTAGTGTTATCTCGCCCTGATGGTCAGAGATTCTTATCTTCGATCGAGTTGGATCGCCGTTTACAACAATCAAAAATCCAAGTTTGGCACGAGCAACAACGTGCCGAGCAAGAACGCAAACGCGCCGAAATTCAGCGTCAACGTGCGGAACAAGAAAGCCAACGTGCCGAGCAAGAAAGCCAACGTGCAAATCGCCTTGCTGCACGTTTACGAGAATTAGGTATAGATCCTGACGATGAACTTTAAGCTTAATGGGAATCTCGGTCTGTGTGGGGCGCATCGCACTGGAAAAACCACATTAGCGATCGCTTTAGCAGATCGCCTTAATATTCCCTTTGTCCGCACCACCACTAGCCAAGTTTTTGCCCATCTAGGCTTAGATCCTGCGGAGCCAATGGATTTTAAAACGCGCCTGTTTGTGCAGAATCATGTCCTCGATGCTGCTGAACAAGTCTGGCAAAATTCCGCAAAACCCTTTATTAGCGATCGCACCCCCATCGATATGATCGCCTATACCCTTGGTGATATCCAAGGCAAAACCGAGGTGGACTTTGACTTACTCAATCAATATATAGATCGCTGCTTTGTCAGTACCAATCAGTTTTTTCAAAATCTAGCAATCATTCAACCCGGAATCCCCCTTGTCTACGAAGAAGGAAAAGCCGCACTAAACGCCGCCTATATCGAGCATATTAATATTTTAGTTATCGGTCTCTGTAGCGATCGCCGCCTCACCGCCGATGTATTTTGTAACGATAGAGAAGCGATCGATCTCGAAATAAGAATACTTAATATTTTGGAGCTGTTTAATAGCTAAAAACTGGGTAACTTGATCACAGGGTAAGGGGTACAAGTTAGCCGTAGGTAAGGGACAGTGGACTTCAAAAATGTAGAATATATCGTTAGTTTATGGCTTCGCGATCGTCGCTTTGTCAACGCTCAAAATGATGATAGTAAAGGCTTTACACTAATTGAGTTGTTAGTAGTAATTATTATTATTGGCATTCTGGCTGCGATCGCCCTGCCCTCATTTCTCAGTCAAGCTAACAAAGCAAGATATGCTGAAGCCAAGTCTTTTATTGGCACAATGAGTCGGCTGCAACAA containing:
- a CDS encoding Uma2 family endonuclease; protein product: MTLQPLTPESAIPDGMRTATSNTLPEIDYPDSDGNPMSDNTEQYRWIVIIKENLEIMFADDPNVFIAGDLLWYPVRHTQKRFAPDVMVALGRPKGRRGSYKQWLEDNIAPQVVFEILSPSNKDRRGMDSLEEKFDFYETYGVKEYYIYDPDDLILEGWQRVGDRLVKIPSMMDWVSPLLGIRFDWTTGQELVLSRPDGQRFLSSIELDRRLQQSKIQVWHEQQRAEQERKRAEIQRQRAEQESQRAEQESQRANRLAARLRELGIDPDDEL
- a CDS encoding glycoside hydrolase family 19 protein yields the protein MKQIEIWRSQAAATLAFLVPKIAGTSPTTNDGLVDDLVRVLNNLPARPEARQPYAGIFPAADLQTWRNRAAVTLQTLVPKIQNVEGSVYDGAIDDLIRFIRKLPPRPTGRAPYAGLFAPADLATWRKQASQTLIAAIAKITDPKYTDADSKIDDLVRAMSGLPLRPILRKPYEGLYPAPNLVASRQLVAKRLQQLIDALKDDFNPKDVLVDSTIRALNNLPPRSANQEPYAGLYPPTPTTPNLLTADQLGAIAIYTSRNRLNQLLPNLNTTMQRYGITTPLRKAHFLAQTAHESDGFNTNEEYASGADYEGRRDLGNTKAGDGVRFKGRGLIQVTGRSNYAECGKALGVDLINNPQRLADYDLACLSAGWFWDSRSLNNYADNDDVIQITRIINGGFNGLADRQAYLARAKQVFGI
- a CDS encoding AAA family ATPase — protein: MNFKLNGNLGLCGAHRTGKTTLAIALADRLNIPFVRTTTSQVFAHLGLDPAEPMDFKTRLFVQNHVLDAAEQVWQNSAKPFISDRTPIDMIAYTLGDIQGKTEVDFDLLNQYIDRCFVSTNQFFQNLAIIQPGIPLVYEEGKAALNAAYIEHINILVIGLCSDRRLTADVFCNDREAIDLEIRILNILELFNS